From the Amycolatopsis thermoflava N1165 genome, one window contains:
- a CDS encoding TetR/AcrR family transcriptional regulator has product MKPQRDGRRARGEKRRQEIIDATLRVIERDGVAGVTHRTVAAEAGVPTTSTTYHFETLDDLLIATLISCARDMATEVYWTIDRARSRGSRGASEVATLLAEALGPRRGRTMAEYELYLLAARRPELRPAARRWLDVLTTMVRPDDLVALRVFLAGIDGLLIQGLIDDEPPTAEELRPTVEYLLKPR; this is encoded by the coding sequence GTGAAGCCCCAGCGCGACGGGCGGCGGGCCCGCGGCGAGAAGCGGCGGCAGGAGATCATCGACGCGACGCTGCGGGTGATCGAGCGGGACGGCGTCGCCGGGGTGACCCACCGGACGGTCGCGGCCGAGGCCGGGGTGCCGACGACGTCGACGACCTATCACTTCGAGACGCTCGACGACCTGCTGATCGCGACCTTGATCTCGTGCGCGCGCGACATGGCGACCGAGGTGTACTGGACGATCGACCGGGCCCGGTCGCGGGGCAGCCGGGGCGCTTCCGAGGTGGCGACCCTGCTCGCGGAGGCGCTGGGCCCGCGACGGGGCCGGACGATGGCGGAGTACGAGCTGTACCTGCTGGCCGCGCGGCGGCCCGAGCTGCGGCCGGCGGCGCGGCGGTGGCTGGACGTGCTGACGACGATGGTGCGGCCGGACGACCTGGTGGCGCTGCGGGTGTTCCTGGCCGGGATCGACGGGCTGCTGATCCAGGGCCTCATCGACGACGAGCCGCCGACCGCCGAGGAGCTCCGGCCGACCGTGGAGTACCTGCTGAAACCCCGGTGA
- a CDS encoding YbhB/YbcL family Raf kinase inhibitor-like protein has protein sequence MPQPPNPYDFLPSVPAFTVRSDDVADGETLAAPHLSGIFGVPGGEDRSPHLAWEGFPAGTKSFAVTCYDPDAPTASGFWHWAVYNIPASVTSLPSGAGDASGSGLPSGAVTVTNDGGVRQFLGAAPPPGHGPHRYFFVVHALDVESLDLPDTATPAFLGFNMFGATLARAMVVPVYENKG, from the coding sequence ATGCCACAACCACCGAATCCGTACGACTTCCTGCCGTCGGTGCCGGCCTTCACGGTGCGCAGCGACGACGTGGCGGACGGGGAGACGCTCGCGGCGCCGCACCTCAGCGGGATCTTCGGCGTCCCCGGCGGCGAGGACCGGTCGCCGCACCTGGCGTGGGAGGGCTTCCCCGCCGGGACCAAGAGCTTCGCCGTGACCTGCTACGACCCGGACGCCCCGACGGCCAGCGGGTTCTGGCACTGGGCGGTGTACAACATCCCGGCCTCGGTGACTTCGCTCCCGTCGGGCGCCGGGGACGCGTCGGGTTCCGGCCTGCCGTCCGGCGCCGTGACGGTGACCAACGACGGTGGCGTGCGACAGTTCCTGGGCGCCGCGCCGCCGCCGGGGCACGGGCCGCACCGGTACTTCTTCGTGGTGCACGCGCTCGACGTGGAGTCCCTGGACCTCCCCGACACCGCGACGCCCGCGTTCCTGGGCTTCAACATGTTCGGGGCGACGCTGGCGCGCGCGATGGTCGTGCCGGTGTACGAGAACAAGGGCTGA
- a CDS encoding (Fe-S)-binding protein: MGALQITLGVVGVAVSIVAWIMFGTGVYRMVRIIRLGQPDATRNGPFGPRITTLIKEFAAHTRMNKFRHVGPWHWLVMWGFLIGSLAWFEAYGETFDPHFHWPIIGNWSVWLLLTELLGLGTVVGGLALVIIRQLNHPRRADRQSRFAGSNFKQAYFVETVVIVEGLGILGVKAFKISSGIEDPALWTSFVTKPLAEILPASTVAVTITALIKLLSGMIWLYVVGQTLTMGVAWHRFSAFFNIYFKREADGGTALGALKPMMSGGKPLDFEEADPEKDVFGAGQIEDFSWKGWLDFTTCTECGRCQSQCPAWNTGKPLSPKLVITQLRDHAYAKAPYLLAGGKKDVTGEEVGLTGENPYAGIDVLALAEAERPLVGDDGGVIDPEVLWSCTTCGACVEQCPVDIEHVDHIVDMRRYQVMIESNFPTELNGMFKNLENKGNPWGQNAKDRMAWAEDLDFEVPVFDGELGDTEYLFWVGCAGAFEDRAKKTTRAVAELLHIAGVKYTVLGPEESCTGDPARRAGNEFLFQMLAQQNVEVLNSVFEGREAGSRKIVATCAHCFNTLANEYPELGGQFEVVHHTQLLNRLVREKRLVPVAPIADDVTYHDPCYLGRHNKVYEAPRELVGASGAQFREMPRHGDRSMCCGAGGARMWMEEKIGKRINIERVDEALGTAPSKIATGCPFCRVMLTDGVTARQNDGKASEKVEVVDVSQLLLSAVKRRPQPAPAPGADSLPAVESDPLEADARTDKVSTGTPLPTEDK; encoded by the coding sequence ATGGGTGCACTGCAGATCACGCTCGGCGTGGTCGGCGTCGCCGTAAGCATCGTCGCTTGGATCATGTTCGGCACCGGCGTGTACCGGATGGTCCGGATCATCCGGCTCGGTCAACCGGACGCGACGCGCAACGGCCCGTTCGGGCCGCGCATCACGACGCTGATCAAGGAGTTCGCCGCGCACACGCGGATGAACAAGTTCCGCCACGTCGGCCCATGGCACTGGCTGGTCATGTGGGGCTTCCTGATCGGCTCGCTCGCGTGGTTCGAGGCCTACGGCGAGACGTTCGACCCGCACTTCCACTGGCCGATCATCGGCAACTGGAGCGTCTGGCTGCTGCTCACCGAACTGCTCGGCCTCGGCACCGTCGTCGGCGGTCTCGCGCTGGTGATCATCCGCCAGCTGAACCACCCGCGCCGCGCCGACCGGCAGTCGCGCTTCGCCGGGTCGAACTTCAAGCAGGCCTACTTCGTCGAGACCGTGGTGATCGTCGAGGGCCTCGGCATCCTCGGCGTGAAGGCGTTCAAGATCTCCAGCGGCATCGAGGACCCGGCGCTGTGGACGAGCTTCGTCACGAAGCCGCTCGCCGAGATCCTGCCCGCCAGCACGGTCGCGGTCACGATCACCGCGCTGATCAAGCTGCTCTCGGGCATGATCTGGCTCTACGTCGTCGGGCAGACGCTCACCATGGGTGTGGCCTGGCACCGCTTCAGCGCCTTCTTCAACATCTACTTCAAGCGCGAGGCCGACGGCGGCACCGCGCTGGGCGCCCTGAAGCCCATGATGAGCGGGGGCAAGCCGCTCGACTTCGAGGAGGCCGACCCGGAGAAGGACGTCTTCGGCGCCGGTCAGATCGAGGACTTCAGCTGGAAGGGCTGGCTCGACTTCACCACCTGCACCGAGTGCGGCCGCTGCCAGTCGCAGTGCCCGGCGTGGAACACCGGCAAGCCGCTGTCGCCGAAGCTGGTCATCACCCAGCTCCGCGACCACGCCTACGCGAAGGCGCCGTACCTGCTCGCGGGCGGCAAGAAGGACGTCACGGGTGAAGAGGTCGGCCTGACCGGCGAGAACCCGTACGCCGGCATCGACGTGCTGGCGCTGGCCGAGGCCGAGCGGCCGCTGGTCGGCGACGACGGCGGGGTCATCGACCCCGAGGTGCTGTGGTCGTGCACCACCTGCGGCGCGTGCGTGGAGCAGTGCCCGGTGGACATCGAGCACGTCGACCACATCGTCGACATGCGCCGTTACCAGGTGATGATCGAGTCGAACTTCCCGACCGAGCTGAACGGGATGTTCAAGAACCTGGAGAACAAGGGCAACCCGTGGGGCCAGAACGCCAAGGACCGGATGGCCTGGGCCGAGGACCTGGACTTCGAGGTGCCGGTGTTCGACGGCGAGCTCGGCGACACCGAGTACCTGTTCTGGGTCGGCTGCGCCGGCGCGTTCGAGGACCGCGCGAAGAAGACCACCCGCGCGGTGGCCGAGCTGCTGCACATCGCGGGCGTCAAGTACACGGTGCTCGGCCCGGAGGAGTCGTGCACCGGTGACCCGGCCCGTCGCGCCGGCAACGAGTTCCTGTTCCAGATGCTCGCGCAGCAGAACGTCGAGGTGCTGAACTCGGTGTTCGAGGGCCGCGAGGCAGGCAGCCGCAAGATCGTCGCGACCTGCGCGCACTGCTTCAACACGCTCGCCAACGAGTACCCGGAGCTGGGCGGGCAGTTCGAGGTCGTGCACCACACGCAGCTGCTCAACCGCCTGGTGCGGGAGAAGCGGCTGGTGCCGGTCGCGCCGATCGCGGACGACGTCACCTACCACGACCCGTGCTACCTGGGCCGGCACAACAAGGTCTACGAGGCGCCGCGTGAGCTGGTCGGCGCGTCCGGGGCGCAGTTCCGCGAGATGCCGCGCCACGGCGACCGGTCGATGTGCTGCGGCGCGGGCGGCGCGCGCATGTGGATGGAAGAGAAGATCGGCAAGCGGATCAACATCGAGCGCGTCGACGAGGCGCTCGGCACCGCGCCGTCGAAGATCGCGACCGGCTGCCCGTTCTGCCGCGTCATGCTCACCGACGGGGTGACCGCGCGACAGAACGACGGCAAGGCGAGCGAGAAGGTCGAGGTCGTGGACGTCTCGCAGCTGCTGCTGTCGGCGGTCAAGCGCCGTCCGCAGCCCGCGCCGGCGCCCGGTGCGGACTCGCTGCCCGCGGTCGAGTCGGACCCGCTGGAGGCCGACGCCCGGACGGACAAGGTGTCGACCGGCACGCCGCTGCCGACCGAGGACAAGTAG
- a CDS encoding acyl-CoA dehydrogenase family protein translates to MPDTHEVLNQVPPLVDYDVAEDAALLDGLRREGAAWAEDEVHELGRLAGSARGQEWGRVANENPPKLHTHDRYGNRVDEVEFHPYWHELMTVAVGHGLHATPWRDNREGAHVARAAKVLVWNQAEGGHICPISMTYAAVPTLRHNPDLAATYEPLLAATEYDYGLRVPATKRGLIAGMSMTEKQGGSDVRANTTTAQPAGDGTYVLTGHKWFTSAPMSDMFLTLAQAPGGLSCFMLPRVLPDGSRNRIFFQRLKDKLGNKSNASSEIEYDGAVGWLVGEEGRGVPTIIEMVNNTRLDCVLGSTSLMRQGVVQAVHHARHRKAFGANLVDQPAMANVLADLVVESEAATTVALRLAGATANPDQQAFRRLALAVTKYWVCKRGPAHTAEALECLGGNGYVEDSGMPRLYREAPLLSIWEGSGNVAALDSLRAMGKQPESVEAFFAELDLAAGADARLDDAIARVRKELSDLEDLQYRARRLAEMMALVLQGSLLVRFAPAAVADAFCASRLGGDWGIAFGTLPAGADTRAIIERAFVS, encoded by the coding sequence ATGCCTGACACGCACGAGGTACTGAACCAGGTCCCGCCGCTGGTCGACTACGACGTCGCCGAGGACGCGGCCCTCCTCGACGGCCTGCGCCGCGAGGGCGCGGCCTGGGCCGAGGACGAGGTCCACGAGCTGGGCCGCCTCGCCGGCAGCGCCCGCGGCCAGGAGTGGGGCCGTGTCGCGAACGAGAACCCGCCGAAGCTGCACACCCACGACCGCTACGGCAACCGCGTCGACGAGGTCGAGTTCCACCCGTACTGGCACGAGCTGATGACCGTCGCCGTCGGCCACGGCCTGCACGCCACCCCCTGGCGCGACAACCGCGAAGGCGCGCACGTCGCGCGCGCCGCCAAGGTGCTCGTGTGGAACCAGGCCGAGGGCGGCCACATCTGCCCGATCTCGATGACCTACGCCGCGGTCCCGACGCTGCGCCACAACCCGGACCTCGCCGCGACCTACGAGCCGCTGCTCGCCGCCACCGAGTACGACTACGGCCTGCGTGTCCCGGCCACCAAGCGCGGCCTGATCGCCGGCATGTCGATGACCGAGAAGCAGGGCGGCTCCGACGTCCGCGCCAACACCACCACCGCGCAACCCGCCGGCGACGGCACGTACGTGCTGACCGGCCACAAGTGGTTCACCTCGGCGCCGATGTCCGACATGTTCCTCACCCTCGCCCAGGCGCCCGGCGGCCTGTCCTGCTTCATGCTGCCGCGCGTGCTGCCCGACGGCTCCCGCAACCGCATCTTCTTCCAGCGCCTCAAGGACAAGCTCGGCAACAAGTCCAACGCCTCGTCCGAGATCGAGTACGACGGCGCGGTCGGCTGGCTCGTCGGCGAGGAGGGCCGCGGCGTGCCGACCATCATCGAGATGGTCAACAACACCCGCCTCGACTGCGTCCTCGGCAGCACTTCGCTGATGCGCCAAGGCGTCGTGCAGGCCGTGCACCACGCGCGGCACCGCAAGGCGTTCGGCGCGAACCTCGTGGACCAGCCCGCGATGGCGAACGTGCTGGCGGACCTGGTCGTCGAGTCCGAGGCCGCCACTACCGTCGCGCTGCGGCTGGCCGGCGCGACCGCGAACCCGGACCAGCAGGCGTTCCGGCGGCTGGCGCTCGCGGTCACGAAGTACTGGGTGTGCAAGCGCGGCCCCGCGCACACCGCCGAGGCGCTGGAATGCCTGGGCGGCAACGGTTACGTCGAGGACTCCGGCATGCCGCGGCTCTACCGTGAGGCGCCGCTGCTGTCCATTTGGGAGGGTTCGGGCAACGTCGCGGCGCTGGATTCGCTGCGCGCCATGGGCAAGCAGCCGGAGTCGGTGGAGGCGTTCTTCGCCGAACTCGACCTCGCCGCGGGCGCCGACGCCCGTCTGGACGACGCGATCGCGCGGGTGCGCAAGGAGCTGTCCGACCTGGAGGACCTCCAGTACCGGGCGCGGCGGCTGGCCGAGATGATGGCCCTGGTCCTGCAGGGCTCGCTGCTGGTGCGCTTCGCACCCGCGGCGGTGGCGGACGCCTTCTGCGCGTCCCGCCTCGGCGGCGACTGGGGCATCGCGTTCGGCACGCTGCCCGCGGGTGCCGACACCAGGGCCATCATCGAGCGGGCGTTCGTCAGCTGA
- a CDS encoding TetR/AcrR family transcriptional regulator: protein MPYRRTPQVQARLDAQREAILTAAGEILAERGYAGCSVSAVAEKAGVATGTVYRHFPGKAELVVELFRIVVNHEVDAVRQAAERPGTPAERVAAIVETFAERALKVPRQAYALLAEPVDAPIEAERIVFRRVFRDELARHVREGVRTGQLPPQDADLTAAALVGGAAEVLIGPLTTDSADAVGALRTFIFRALGGKDA, encoded by the coding sequence GTGCCCTACCGACGCACCCCGCAGGTCCAGGCTCGCCTCGACGCGCAGCGCGAAGCGATCCTGACCGCCGCCGGTGAGATCCTCGCCGAGCGCGGCTACGCGGGCTGCTCCGTGAGCGCCGTCGCGGAGAAGGCCGGCGTCGCCACCGGCACGGTCTACCGCCACTTCCCCGGCAAGGCCGAGCTGGTCGTCGAGCTGTTCCGCATCGTCGTCAACCACGAGGTGGACGCCGTCCGGCAAGCCGCCGAGCGACCGGGCACCCCCGCCGAGCGCGTCGCCGCCATCGTCGAGACCTTCGCCGAGCGCGCGCTCAAGGTGCCCCGCCAGGCGTACGCCCTGCTGGCCGAGCCGGTCGACGCCCCGATCGAGGCCGAGCGCATCGTCTTCCGGCGCGTCTTCCGCGACGAGCTCGCCCGCCACGTCCGGGAGGGCGTCCGCACCGGCCAGCTCCCGCCGCAGGACGCCGACCTCACCGCGGCCGCCCTCGTCGGCGGCGCCGCGGAGGTGCTCATCGGCCCCCTGACCACCGACAGCGCCGACGCGGTCGGCGCGCTCCGCACGTTCATCTTCCGCGCACTGGGAGGCAAGGATGCCTGA
- a CDS encoding DUF742 domain-containing protein codes for MGVPDGTGPAGEPGVARAGARFPSVKQLRKLTGEHAEPPGPEPQAPGRVPAETTKTKRAAGARFPTEKQLARFGEPEPRPAPEPEPEPLPDPEPREEFKPSPRPRPEPAPAAEPEPPELLDPDDENRLRVRPYVLTKGRTHSAYELAIETLVSVRADAKWTGPALSAEYQPVRAVVDTPRSLAEVAALLSIPLGVARVLLSDMAELGLLHIHGIERTAEGRPPLELMKRVLDGLQRL; via the coding sequence ATGGGAGTACCCGACGGGACCGGACCGGCCGGTGAGCCGGGGGTCGCGCGCGCCGGTGCCCGGTTCCCGTCCGTGAAGCAGTTGCGGAAGCTGACCGGCGAACACGCCGAACCCCCTGGCCCGGAACCACAAGCTCCGGGCCGTGTCCCCGCCGAGACCACGAAGACCAAACGGGCCGCAGGCGCGCGGTTCCCGACCGAGAAGCAGCTCGCTCGGTTCGGTGAACCGGAGCCGCGGCCCGCGCCCGAACCGGAGCCCGAACCGTTGCCGGACCCCGAACCGCGCGAGGAGTTCAAACCCTCGCCGCGGCCCCGCCCCGAGCCCGCGCCCGCTGCCGAGCCGGAGCCCCCCGAGCTGCTCGACCCCGACGACGAGAACCGGCTGCGCGTGCGGCCGTACGTGCTGACCAAGGGGCGCACGCACTCCGCCTACGAGCTGGCGATCGAGACGCTGGTCTCGGTCCGCGCCGACGCGAAGTGGACCGGTCCCGCGCTGAGCGCGGAGTACCAGCCGGTCCGCGCGGTGGTCGACACCCCGCGTTCGCTCGCCGAGGTCGCGGCGCTGCTGTCGATCCCGCTCGGCGTGGCCAGGGTGCTGTTGTCCGACATGGCCGAACTGGGGTTGCTGCACATCCACGGCATCGAACGGACCGCAGAGGGGCGCCCGCCGCTCGAGCTGATGAAGCGCGTGCTGGACGGCCTGCAGCGGTTGTGA
- a CDS encoding DUF4097 family beta strand repeat-containing protein, whose protein sequence is MRKPALAIGGIALIVAGIGLALGWNWNWWRISDRAEITDTVAQPVSSVRVDNNSGDVRIRVEDTATTSVNQVLHYDGDRPDRAFHLDGAQLVLDGCGGDCTVDYEVVVPRGTTVTGEVRSGSLSVYGTASVDLAASSGDIRVEDVTGPVTARTKSGSIEVDLATAQNVQAEAQSGDIRIVVPADRYRVTGETRSGDRSIEVVQDPSAPYVLDVSTSSGDASVKQA, encoded by the coding sequence ATGCGCAAGCCGGCACTCGCGATAGGCGGGATCGCCCTCATCGTGGCGGGGATCGGGCTCGCGCTCGGCTGGAACTGGAACTGGTGGCGCATCTCGGACCGCGCCGAGATCACCGATACCGTCGCCCAGCCGGTGTCGTCGGTCCGCGTCGACAACAACTCCGGCGACGTGCGGATCCGCGTCGAGGACACCGCCACGACGTCGGTCAACCAGGTCCTCCATTACGACGGCGACCGGCCGGACCGGGCCTTCCACCTGGACGGCGCCCAGCTGGTCCTCGACGGCTGCGGCGGGGACTGCACCGTCGACTACGAGGTGGTGGTCCCGCGCGGGACCACCGTGACCGGCGAGGTCCGCTCCGGCAGCCTCAGCGTCTACGGCACCGCGTCGGTGGACCTGGCCGCCAGTTCCGGGGACATCCGCGTCGAGGACGTCACCGGCCCGGTCACGGCCCGGACCAAGTCGGGCAGCATCGAGGTCGACCTCGCCACCGCGCAGAACGTCCAAGCCGAGGCCCAGAGCGGCGACATCCGCATCGTCGTGCCCGCCGACCGCTACCGGGTCACCGGCGAGACCAGGAGCGGCGACCGGTCGATCGAGGTCGTCCAGGACCCGTCGGCCCCGTACGTCCTCGACGTCAGCACCTCCAGCGGCGACGCGAGCGTGAAGCAGGCATGA
- a CDS encoding MFS transporter has product MSTTSAVKTGGVLGTACVSTFIVNVNTSAVSILLPSISADLGASLAVLQWAVTGYMLVGAATIVTSGALGDVFGRRRVFVLGLGLFVVSCVLIALAPGGWMVVVGRVVQGAAGAAILAAGLSLLSVVTEGPAQMRSVAYWGAAAAAGAAAGPVLGGVLNEAAGWQGLFWIAAAVAAACVPWAVRTVPESRDPDRPRSIDVPGTLLVACVLAPFVFAMTKGSDWGWWSVPTVVCLAVTALAAIAFPVVERRMAAPLVDLRLLRNPVLVGATLAILIGAGAIAGLSFLISLYFQDPATFGMSSLLAGLACLPVAALVVAVAPAVTPLAHKFGPRPVIVAGFVLMTAGFAVLAVIRASWSYWAILPSLLGIAVGLGLSNGPASALSTSAVRDEDVGAASGVSNMARYVGGAVLTAVVAGIYSSVTATRTATGGAPAEALATGFGRASLALAIFSAAGVLLGMLAARRTHRGVAAERVSATAAVAHTVPVPR; this is encoded by the coding sequence ATGTCCACGACCAGCGCGGTGAAGACCGGCGGGGTGCTCGGCACCGCATGCGTCTCCACCTTCATCGTCAACGTGAACACCTCGGCGGTCAGCATCCTGCTGCCGTCGATCAGCGCGGACCTCGGCGCGTCCCTGGCGGTGCTGCAATGGGCGGTCACCGGGTACATGCTCGTCGGGGCCGCGACGATCGTGACGTCCGGCGCGCTCGGCGACGTCTTCGGGCGCCGCCGGGTGTTCGTGCTGGGTCTCGGGCTGTTCGTGGTGTCGTGCGTCCTGATCGCGCTCGCGCCCGGCGGGTGGATGGTCGTCGTCGGCCGGGTCGTGCAGGGTGCCGCCGGCGCCGCGATCCTCGCCGCCGGGCTCAGCCTGCTGTCGGTCGTCACCGAGGGGCCGGCGCAGATGCGCTCGGTCGCGTACTGGGGCGCCGCGGCGGCCGCCGGCGCCGCGGCCGGGCCCGTGCTCGGCGGTGTCCTCAACGAGGCCGCCGGGTGGCAGGGCCTGTTCTGGATCGCGGCGGCGGTGGCCGCCGCGTGCGTCCCCTGGGCGGTGCGGACGGTGCCGGAGTCCCGCGACCCGGACCGGCCCCGCTCGATCGACGTCCCTGGCACGCTGCTGGTGGCATGCGTGCTGGCGCCCTTCGTGTTCGCGATGACGAAGGGCTCGGACTGGGGCTGGTGGTCGGTGCCCACCGTGGTCTGCCTCGCCGTCACCGCGCTCGCCGCGATCGCCTTCCCGGTGGTGGAGCGCCGGATGGCCGCGCCGCTGGTCGACCTGCGGCTGCTGCGGAACCCGGTGCTGGTCGGCGCGACACTGGCGATCCTCATCGGGGCGGGCGCGATCGCCGGGTTGTCGTTCCTGATCAGCCTCTACTTCCAGGACCCGGCGACGTTCGGGATGAGCAGCCTGCTGGCCGGCCTGGCGTGCCTGCCGGTGGCGGCGCTGGTCGTCGCCGTCGCCCCCGCGGTCACGCCGCTGGCGCACAAGTTCGGGCCGCGGCCGGTGATCGTGGCCGGGTTCGTGCTGATGACCGCCGGGTTCGCGGTGCTCGCCGTGATCCGCGCGTCGTGGTCGTACTGGGCGATCCTGCCGTCCCTGCTGGGGATCGCGGTGGGGCTGGGGCTGTCCAACGGGCCCGCCTCGGCGCTGTCCACGAGCGCGGTCCGCGACGAGGACGTCGGCGCCGCGTCCGGGGTGTCCAACATGGCGCGCTACGTCGGCGGCGCCGTGCTGACCGCCGTCGTGGCCGGGATCTACTCCTCGGTCACGGCGACCCGGACGGCGACCGGAGGCGCTCCGGCGGAGGCCCTCGCCACCGGTTTCGGTAGGGCGTCGCTGGCGCTGGCGATCTTCTCCGCGGCCGGCGTCCTGCTCGGCATGCTGGCCGCGCGCCGCACCCACCGGGGGGTCGCGGCCGAACGCGTGTCCGCGACCGCGGCGGTCGCCCACACGGTGCCGGTCCCGCGCTGA
- a CDS encoding DMT family transporter — MVAYLLLALAIAAEVTATVSMKLSAGFTKLWPSLVVVAGYLVAFAALASVLKRGMPVGVAYAIWAAVGVAAVAIIGVLFLGEPVNPTIVAGLALVIGGVVLIEVGSA; from the coding sequence ATGGTCGCCTATCTGCTGCTCGCTCTGGCCATCGCGGCCGAGGTCACCGCCACTGTTTCGATGAAGTTGTCGGCGGGCTTCACCAAACTGTGGCCGTCGCTGGTCGTCGTGGCCGGCTACCTCGTCGCGTTCGCGGCGCTGGCGAGCGTGCTGAAGCGCGGGATGCCGGTCGGGGTGGCGTACGCGATCTGGGCCGCGGTGGGCGTGGCGGCGGTCGCAATCATCGGCGTGCTGTTCCTCGGCGAGCCGGTGAACCCGACGATCGTGGCGGGGCTGGCGCTGGTCATCGGCGGTGTGGTGCTGATCGAGGTGGGTTCGGCGTGA
- a CDS encoding cation diffusion facilitator family transporter, with translation MSEESERPDAGGESTLTVLLAGGVNLAIAVMKAVAGVITGSGAMLSEAAHSVADTFTEILLLTALRRSGRPADVMHPFGYGKERYFWSLLAAVSIFASGATFALYEGFSTVFGEPVEQTSPIVGYVVLALAFVLESVSWTQAFRQVRRGAVEQNRTIWKFLRYIDDPAPKTVFLEDSAALVGLVLAFAGVFLHHVTGSAVYDGMASILIGVLLAIVAYILGRTNLRLLIGRQADLPVVRGIREHLAGAAEIEAVVDLQTMLLGTDQILVCARVDFDDALGAADVERACVRLAAELHSEFSDVTEVFIEPVPRNDPELRAAVLARYGDIAKRYGR, from the coding sequence GTGAGCGAGGAATCGGAGCGCCCGGACGCCGGCGGCGAAAGCACTCTCACCGTGTTGCTCGCCGGTGGGGTGAACCTGGCCATCGCCGTGATGAAGGCCGTGGCGGGCGTGATCACCGGTTCGGGGGCGATGCTCTCCGAGGCGGCGCACTCGGTGGCCGACACGTTCACCGAGATCCTGCTCCTCACGGCGCTGCGCCGGTCCGGCCGCCCAGCCGATGTCATGCACCCGTTCGGGTACGGCAAGGAGCGGTACTTCTGGTCCCTGCTGGCGGCGGTGTCCATCTTCGCCTCCGGTGCGACTTTCGCGCTGTACGAGGGTTTCTCGACGGTGTTCGGGGAGCCGGTGGAACAGACCAGTCCGATCGTCGGGTACGTCGTGCTGGCGCTGGCGTTCGTCTTGGAGTCGGTGTCGTGGACGCAGGCGTTCCGCCAGGTGCGGCGCGGCGCGGTGGAACAGAACCGGACGATCTGGAAGTTCCTGCGCTACATCGACGATCCGGCGCCGAAGACGGTGTTCCTGGAGGATTCGGCCGCGCTGGTCGGTCTGGTGCTGGCGTTCGCCGGGGTGTTCCTGCACCACGTCACGGGTTCCGCCGTGTACGACGGGATGGCGTCGATCCTGATCGGTGTGCTGCTGGCGATCGTGGCGTACATCCTGGGCCGGACGAACCTGCGGCTGCTGATCGGGCGGCAGGCGGATTTGCCGGTGGTGCGGGGGATCCGCGAGCACCTGGCCGGGGCCGCCGAGATCGAGGCGGTGGTCGACCTGCAGACGATGCTGCTCGGGACGGACCAGATCCTGGTGTGCGCGCGCGTGGACTTCGACGACGCACTCGGGGCAGCGGACGTGGAGCGCGCGTGCGTCCGCTTGGCGGCGGAGCTGCACTCGGAGTTCTCCGACGTGACGGAGGTCTTCATCGAGCCCGTGCCGCGGAACGATCCCGAACTGCGCGCCGCGGTGCTGGCTCGATACGGCGACATCGCCAAGCGGTACGGGCGGTAG